Proteins co-encoded in one Ensifer sp. PDNC004 genomic window:
- a CDS encoding carbohydrate ABC transporter permease, with product MASVATFETAIAAPHPDRREARIAWLLALPAITLLFLFILLPTAAVIVLGFTDFELGYGSFRFVGFENYAELFGDRTFRRSLWNTAVYTAIVTPVSILLSLAIAMLIEAETKGRAFFRTVYFLPVASLLVAMATVWQFLFHPTIGPINTFLAVFGIAGPNWLGASSTVLYGLSIIGIWQSVGFNMVLFLAGLTAIPRELYAAAEVDGAKSWFDRFRLVTWPMLGPTTLFVTTISIINSVKVFETVKTLTEGGPNKASEVLLFTIYQEGFVYLRVGYASAMTVVFLAILVVLMFLQYRVLDRKVHYA from the coding sequence ATGGCTAGTGTCGCGACCTTCGAAACGGCGATCGCTGCGCCCCATCCCGACCGCCGCGAAGCGCGCATCGCCTGGTTGCTGGCGCTGCCGGCCATCACGCTGCTCTTCCTCTTCATCCTGCTACCGACCGCAGCCGTGATCGTGCTCGGCTTCACCGATTTCGAGCTCGGCTACGGCAGCTTCCGTTTCGTCGGTTTCGAGAACTATGCCGAGCTCTTCGGCGACCGCACCTTCCGTCGCTCGCTCTGGAACACCGCCGTCTACACCGCGATCGTCACGCCGGTGTCGATCCTGCTTTCGCTGGCGATCGCCATGTTGATCGAGGCGGAAACCAAGGGCAGGGCCTTTTTCCGGACCGTCTATTTCCTGCCGGTCGCCTCGCTGCTCGTCGCCATGGCCACGGTCTGGCAATTCCTGTTCCACCCGACCATCGGCCCGATCAACACCTTCCTCGCCGTTTTCGGCATCGCCGGCCCGAACTGGCTCGGCGCCTCCAGCACGGTGCTTTACGGTCTCTCGATCATCGGCATCTGGCAGTCCGTCGGCTTCAACATGGTGCTGTTCCTCGCCGGCCTCACCGCCATCCCGCGGGAACTCTACGCCGCAGCCGAAGTCGACGGCGCAAAATCCTGGTTCGATCGTTTTCGGCTGGTGACCTGGCCGATGCTCGGGCCGACGACGCTGTTCGTCACCACCATTAGCATCATCAATTCGGTGAAGGTGTTCGAGACGGTGAAGACGCTGACCGAAGGCGGTCCGAACAAGGCGTCGGAAGTGCTGCTCTTCACCATCTACCAGGAAGGCTTCGTCTATCTGCGCGTCGGCTACGCCTCGGCGATGACCGTGGTCTTCCTCGCAATCCTCGTCGTCCTGATGTTTCTGCAGTACCGCGTGCTTGACCGGAAGGTGCACTACGCATGA
- a CDS encoding carbohydrate ABC transporter permease — translation MTSNAFSVARIARLTVLSLGALIFLAPYIFMVSTAGKAQSEIFSSSLSLIPEQWSYIENFSKALSRVSMSTLLFNGVIVCALIFVIQIVVAIPCAYAMAKLKFRAARTMMVLVMLGLLVPIHATALPIYVAFDRLSVLNSYTALVAPFSISVFAIFLFLQFFRAMPDDLIHAARLDGMSEAGIVARVIVPNAWPAITAFAIFSVVAHWNDLFWPLIVVTNQDYATPPLGLLYFRAAEAGDDYGALMAATLIITLPLVTAFLLAQKRFVEGITMTGLKG, via the coding sequence ATGACCAGCAACGCCTTCTCCGTCGCCCGCATCGCCCGTCTGACGGTGCTGTCGCTCGGCGCCCTTATCTTCCTTGCGCCCTACATCTTCATGGTCTCGACCGCAGGCAAGGCGCAGAGCGAGATCTTTTCCTCGTCGCTGTCGCTGATTCCTGAGCAGTGGTCCTACATCGAGAACTTCTCCAAGGCGCTATCGCGCGTCTCGATGTCGACGCTGCTCTTCAACGGCGTGATCGTCTGCGCGCTGATCTTCGTCATCCAGATCGTCGTCGCCATACCTTGCGCCTATGCCATGGCGAAGCTGAAGTTCCGGGCCGCCCGCACCATGATGGTTCTGGTCATGCTCGGACTGCTCGTGCCGATCCATGCGACGGCGCTGCCGATCTACGTGGCCTTCGACCGGCTCTCGGTGCTGAACAGCTACACGGCTCTGGTGGCGCCCTTCTCGATCTCGGTCTTTGCGATCTTCCTGTTCCTGCAGTTCTTCCGCGCCATGCCCGACGATCTGATCCATGCGGCGCGCCTCGATGGCATGTCTGAGGCCGGCATCGTCGCGCGCGTCATCGTGCCGAACGCCTGGCCGGCGATCACGGCTTTTGCGATCTTCTCGGTCGTTGCGCACTGGAACGATCTCTTCTGGCCGCTGATCGTCGTCACCAACCAGGATTATGCCACCCCGCCGCTCGGTCTTCTCTACTTCCGCGCCGCGGAGGCCGGCGACGACTACGGCGCGCTGATGGCGGCCACCCTCATCATCACCCTTCCCCTCGTGACCGCCTTTCTGCTCGCGCAGAAGCGCTTCGTCGAGGGCATCACAATGACCGGTCTCAAAGGCTGA
- a CDS encoding ABC transporter ATP-binding protein translates to MSVLSLDGITKSYGGNAILKGVSLEAEAGEFIALVGPSGCGKSTLLRIVAGLDHGDAGEIVIGGRSVARMAAADRNVAMVFQSYALYPHLTAGQNISVPLAMRRLTAMQRLPVIGNLLPGQKQIRSDIQRQVKEMAGALKIDHLLDRKPGQMSGGQRQRVALARAMVRRPAVFLMDEPLSNLDANLRVHARGEIVDLHRRAGVPTLYVTHDQSEALSMADRVAVMIGGNLLQLASPKEIYDNPSHIEVARFLGQPKINVLETRTDTASIVRFGDLVLLASRGQAPDAAVKLAIRPEFVRFHAAGAGRLTARVERMEFLGSEVIVHARLDAIGAVVTAKAAPAEAAALAIGQPVDVAFMPERAMLFDGEGTRVAAEPIAIAATLEKVHG, encoded by the coding sequence ATGAGCGTGCTTTCGCTGGATGGCATCACCAAGTCCTATGGCGGCAACGCCATCCTGAAGGGCGTCAGCCTGGAGGCGGAAGCCGGCGAGTTCATTGCGCTCGTCGGCCCTTCCGGCTGCGGCAAGAGCACGCTTCTGCGCATCGTCGCCGGCCTCGATCACGGCGATGCCGGCGAGATCGTGATCGGCGGCCGCAGTGTCGCGCGGATGGCGGCGGCCGATCGCAACGTGGCGATGGTGTTCCAGTCCTACGCGCTCTATCCGCACCTGACCGCAGGTCAAAACATTTCGGTGCCGCTCGCCATGCGGCGCCTGACGGCGATGCAGCGCTTGCCGGTCATCGGCAATCTCCTGCCGGGGCAGAAGCAGATCCGCAGCGATATCCAGCGCCAGGTCAAGGAGATGGCCGGAGCGCTGAAGATCGATCATCTGCTCGACCGCAAGCCCGGCCAGATGTCCGGCGGCCAGCGCCAGCGCGTAGCGCTTGCCCGCGCCATGGTGCGCCGCCCGGCCGTCTTCCTGATGGATGAGCCGCTCTCCAATCTCGACGCCAACCTGCGCGTCCATGCCCGCGGCGAAATCGTGGACCTGCACCGCCGCGCCGGCGTGCCGACACTCTATGTCACGCACGACCAGTCCGAAGCGCTGTCGATGGCCGACCGCGTCGCCGTCATGATCGGCGGCAATCTCTTGCAGCTGGCGAGCCCGAAGGAGATCTACGACAACCCCTCGCATATCGAGGTCGCGCGCTTCCTCGGCCAGCCGAAGATCAACGTGCTCGAAACCCGCACGGATACGGCAAGCATCGTGCGCTTCGGCGATCTCGTGCTTCTGGCAAGCCGCGGGCAGGCGCCGGATGCGGCGGTGAAGCTCGCGATCCGCCCGGAATTCGTGCGCTTTCATGCGGCAGGTGCCGGCCGGCTGACTGCGCGGGTCGAGCGCATGGAGTTTCTCGGCTCCGAGGTGATCGTCCACGCACGCCTCGATGCGATCGGCGCGGTGGTCACCGCCAAGGCAGCACCCGCCGAAGCCGCAGCACTCGCGATCGGTCAGCCCGTCGATGTCGCGTTCATGCCGGAACGGGCGATGCTGTTCGACGGCGAGGGCACCCGGGTGGCAGCCGAGCCGATCGCTATCGCCGCGACGCTGGAGAAGGTCCATGGCTAG
- a CDS encoding acyl-CoA thioesterase, with protein sequence MTDHTEAASGETPAPQTLADIVFPGDTNHHGTLFGGAALALMDRIAFIVATRHGRVPFVTASCDRIDFRAPARIGQTVSFSGRPVRVGRLSMVVDVEMVAEDLATGGRDLCSRGQFTMVGMPQDKGADWHLPPLAEPTPAVPAADFVGMTDIIFPGQTNSAGALFGGDALAQMTKAAFVAASRLTGKLMALASCSGDFKRRVAAGTIVDTLARVTRTGRSSTTIEVELWSEELLSGVRVLTVTGTFVMVAVDSRNRPVAAFAA encoded by the coding sequence ATGACGGACCACACGGAAGCGGCGTCGGGGGAAACCCCGGCGCCACAGACCCTCGCCGATATCGTCTTTCCCGGCGACACCAATCATCACGGCACCCTCTTCGGGGGTGCCGCATTGGCGCTGATGGACCGGATCGCCTTCATCGTCGCCACCCGCCACGGCCGCGTTCCCTTCGTCACCGCCTCCTGCGACCGGATCGACTTTCGCGCACCCGCCCGCATCGGCCAGACCGTCAGTTTCTCTGGCCGCCCGGTGCGCGTCGGGCGGCTCTCGATGGTCGTCGACGTCGAGATGGTGGCCGAAGACCTTGCGACCGGCGGCCGCGATCTTTGCTCACGCGGACAGTTCACCATGGTTGGGATGCCGCAGGACAAAGGTGCCGACTGGCACCTTCCGCCGCTCGCCGAGCCCACGCCAGCTGTGCCCGCGGCCGATTTCGTCGGCATGACCGACATCATTTTTCCGGGCCAGACCAACAGCGCCGGCGCGCTCTTCGGCGGCGATGCACTCGCCCAGATGACGAAGGCGGCCTTCGTCGCCGCGAGCCGGCTGACCGGAAAATTGATGGCGCTCGCCTCCTGCAGTGGCGATTTCAAGCGGCGTGTCGCCGCCGGAACGATCGTCGATACGCTGGCGCGGGTCACCCGGACCGGACGCAGTTCCACAACGATCGAGGTCGAGCTCTGGTCGGAAGAACTGCTCAGCGGCGTGCGCGTGCTGACCGTCACCGGGACTTTCGTGATGGTGGCCGTCGACAG
- a CDS encoding ABC transporter substrate-binding protein, with protein MTHLRQLFTAAAASLMLAAPAYAETQLTVHYPMPGFFKDVMDTISKKFMEENPDIKITFANPSATYEEGIQTIMRQAGTAEMPDLTFIGLNRLRMVNERDIPVDLGPFIAKDGNMAEQGFSENILKLAQVGGKQVGLAFATSNPIMYYNADLVRKAGGDPENPPKTWDEVIALGGKIKALGDGNEGIDFRWQGDDWMFSALLFGAGGEMLSEDESQVAFNGPEGEKAVEVLDRMVKEGGLPVLTKQAGEQAFVAGKVGFAFQTTGALRNTIKNVGDKFDLRTAHIPLIDPAKGKLPTGGNAVVILTRDAEKQEAAWKFAKFAAGPYGASVVVPGTGYVPNNELAAKSPEYLANFYKENPLFRAGLEQMPLMRPWYAFPGSNGVKVTQTIVENLSRIVEQQATPKEALDEAAIEVESLLPRS; from the coding sequence ATGACACATCTGAGACAGCTTTTCACCGCCGCTGCCGCATCGCTGATGCTCGCTGCCCCCGCCTATGCCGAGACCCAGCTGACGGTGCATTATCCGATGCCCGGCTTCTTCAAGGACGTGATGGACACGATCTCGAAGAAGTTCATGGAAGAAAACCCGGATATCAAGATCACCTTCGCCAATCCGTCGGCGACCTATGAGGAAGGCATCCAGACGATCATGCGTCAGGCCGGCACGGCCGAGATGCCCGATCTGACCTTCATCGGTCTCAACCGCCTGCGCATGGTCAACGAGCGCGACATCCCCGTCGATCTCGGCCCGTTCATTGCCAAGGACGGCAACATGGCCGAGCAGGGCTTTTCCGAGAACATCCTGAAGCTCGCCCAGGTCGGCGGCAAGCAGGTGGGCCTTGCCTTCGCCACCTCCAACCCGATCATGTATTACAACGCCGATCTGGTACGCAAAGCCGGCGGCGACCCGGAAAACCCGCCGAAGACCTGGGACGAGGTCATCGCGCTCGGGGGCAAGATCAAGGCGCTCGGCGACGGTAACGAGGGCATCGACTTCCGCTGGCAGGGCGACGACTGGATGTTCTCCGCGCTGCTCTTCGGCGCCGGCGGCGAGATGCTGAGCGAAGACGAAAGCCAGGTTGCCTTCAACGGCCCCGAAGGTGAGAAGGCCGTCGAAGTGCTCGACCGCATGGTCAAGGAAGGCGGCCTGCCGGTTCTGACCAAGCAGGCTGGCGAACAGGCCTTCGTTGCCGGCAAGGTCGGCTTCGCCTTCCAGACGACAGGGGCGCTTCGCAACACCATCAAGAATGTCGGCGACAAGTTCGACCTGCGAACAGCGCATATCCCGCTGATCGATCCGGCAAAGGGCAAGCTGCCGACCGGCGGCAACGCCGTCGTCATCCTGACGCGCGACGCAGAAAAGCAGGAAGCCGCCTGGAAGTTTGCGAAGTTCGCTGCCGGCCCCTATGGCGCCTCGGTCGTCGTTCCCGGCACCGGCTATGTGCCGAACAACGAGCTGGCCGCCAAGTCGCCGGAGTACCTCGCCAACTTCTACAAGGAGAACCCGCTGTTCCGCGCCGGCCTCGAGCAGATGCCGCTGATGCGCCCCTGGTATGCCTTCCCGGGCAGCAACGGCGTGAAGGTCACGCAGACGATCGTCGAGAACCTGTCGCGCATCGTCGAGCAGCAGGCCACACCGAAGGAAGCGCTGGACGAAGCTGCAATCGAAGTCGAAAGCCTGCTGCCGCGCAGCTGA
- the metE gene encoding 5-methyltetrahydropteroyltriglutamate--homocysteine S-methyltransferase, producing MTIKTANLGFPRIGRHRELKFALERYWSGKISRDDLFDVGRRLRAENWAAQKARGIDILPSNDFSFYDHVLDTAVLVGAVPAAYGWEGGPVDLDTYFAMARGSTGSPCASGCTHAGDGGNAALEMTKWFDTNYHYMVPEFEADQRFALTRNRPLEAFLEAEALGYRTRPVLLGPVTFLKLGKAKGGDFDPLDLIERLLPVYVELLTELANAGADWVQIDEPCLVLDLTNRERQALDLAYHTFRAKVPGLRIMLATYFGAIGDNMVSALALPIAGLHVDLVRAPQQIEVLLQSAPADRVLSLGIIDGRNVWRTDLAGLLRRLQPLISAHGRDRIELSPSCSLLHVPVDLDLEQALDPELASWLAFAVQKLDELSLLARAFEPGLAHPERAFAASSEAAKARLTSLRIHDPLVAGRLKALTAADSERRSPFPARRALQADALPLPLFPTTTIGSFPQTPEVRQARSLHAKGELSYVDYTAYLRRETEQAVRWQEEIGIDVLVHGEFERNDMVQYFGEQLSGYAFTRSGWVQSYGSRYVRPPIIFGDVSRPNPMTVEWAAFAQSLTDRPVKGMLTGPVTMLQWSFVRDDLPRSVVCRQIALALSDEVRDLEASGIAIIQIDEPALREGLPLKAADRKAYLDWAVECFRLSAAGVGDATQIHTHMCYSEFNDIMPAIAAMDADVISIETSRSKMELLGAFTGRAYPNEIGPGVYDIHSPRVPAVDEMVHLIERATEGLTPAQIWVNPDCGLKTRRWEETRPALVNMVAAARALRQAFADDPRKALRA from the coding sequence ATGACCATCAAGACTGCCAATCTCGGCTTCCCGCGCATCGGCCGCCACCGCGAACTGAAATTCGCGCTTGAACGCTACTGGTCCGGCAAGATCAGCCGTGACGACCTTTTCGACGTCGGCCGCCGGCTTCGGGCCGAAAACTGGGCGGCGCAAAAGGCGCGCGGCATCGACATCCTCCCTTCGAACGATTTCTCGTTCTACGACCACGTGCTCGATACTGCCGTGCTCGTCGGTGCGGTCCCGGCCGCCTATGGCTGGGAGGGCGGTCCCGTCGATCTCGATACCTATTTCGCCATGGCGCGCGGCTCGACCGGTTCGCCCTGCGCTTCCGGTTGCACGCATGCGGGTGACGGCGGCAACGCCGCACTCGAGATGACCAAGTGGTTCGATACCAACTACCACTACATGGTGCCCGAATTCGAAGCGGATCAACGCTTTGCGCTGACGCGTAACCGGCCGCTCGAAGCCTTTCTCGAGGCCGAAGCCCTCGGCTATCGAACCCGCCCGGTCCTGCTTGGCCCGGTGACCTTCCTCAAGCTCGGCAAGGCGAAGGGCGGAGATTTCGATCCCCTGGACCTGATCGAGCGCCTGCTTCCCGTATACGTCGAGCTGCTAACCGAACTTGCCAATGCCGGCGCCGACTGGGTTCAGATCGACGAGCCTTGCCTAGTGCTCGATCTCACCAACCGGGAAAGGCAGGCCCTGGACCTTGCCTATCATACGTTCCGGGCGAAGGTTCCCGGGCTCCGGATCATGCTTGCGACCTATTTCGGCGCGATCGGCGACAATATGGTGAGCGCCCTGGCGCTGCCGATCGCGGGCCTGCATGTCGATCTCGTGCGCGCGCCGCAGCAGATCGAGGTCCTCCTCCAGTCCGCTCCGGCTGACCGAGTGCTGTCGCTCGGCATCATCGACGGCCGCAACGTCTGGAGGACGGATCTTGCCGGCCTGTTGCGCCGCCTGCAGCCGCTCATCTCCGCCCATGGCCGCGACCGGATCGAGCTTTCGCCCTCGTGCTCGCTCCTGCATGTGCCCGTCGACCTCGACCTGGAACAGGCGCTCGACCCGGAGCTTGCCTCGTGGCTCGCTTTCGCCGTGCAGAAGCTCGACGAGTTGAGCCTTCTTGCCCGCGCCTTCGAGCCGGGGCTTGCCCATCCGGAAAGGGCCTTTGCGGCATCGAGCGAAGCTGCCAAGGCGCGTCTGACGTCGCTCAGGATCCATGATCCACTCGTTGCCGGGCGACTGAAGGCGCTGACGGCAGCCGACAGCGAGCGCCGGTCTCCCTTCCCGGCCCGTCGCGCGCTCCAGGCGGACGCGCTGCCGTTGCCGCTTTTCCCGACGACGACGATCGGCTCCTTCCCGCAGACGCCGGAAGTACGGCAGGCCCGTTCCCTGCATGCCAAGGGCGAACTCAGCTATGTCGACTACACCGCCTATCTGCGCCGGGAGACCGAGCAGGCGGTGCGCTGGCAGGAGGAGATCGGCATCGACGTGCTGGTACACGGCGAGTTCGAGCGCAATGACATGGTGCAGTATTTCGGCGAGCAGCTCTCGGGCTACGCCTTTACCCGAAGTGGCTGGGTACAGAGCTACGGTTCGCGCTACGTGCGCCCGCCGATCATCTTCGGCGACGTTTCTCGGCCAAACCCGATGACGGTCGAATGGGCGGCCTTTGCACAGTCACTGACCGATCGACCGGTCAAGGGCATGCTGACGGGTCCGGTCACCATGCTGCAATGGTCCTTCGTGCGCGACGACCTGCCGCGGTCGGTGGTGTGCCGGCAGATCGCGCTGGCGCTTAGCGACGAAGTCAGGGACCTCGAGGCATCGGGCATCGCCATCATCCAGATCGACGAGCCGGCGCTGCGCGAGGGCCTGCCGCTCAAGGCCGCCGACCGCAAGGCCTATCTCGACTGGGCGGTGGAGTGCTTCCGCCTCAGCGCCGCCGGCGTCGGCGACGCCACCCAGATCCACACCCATATGTGCTACTCGGAGTTCAACGACATCATGCCGGCGATCGCGGCAATGGATGCCGACGTGATTTCGATCGAGACGTCGCGATCGAAGATGGAACTGCTCGGCGCGTTCACCGGAAGGGCCTATCCGAACGAGATCGGCCCGGGCGTCTACGATATCCATTCGCCCCGCGTACCGGCGGTGGATGAAATGGTGCATCTCATCGAGCGCGCGACCGAAGGGCTGACGCCGGCGCAGATCTGGGTCAACCCGGATTGCGGGCTGAAGACCAGGCGCTGGGAGGAAACCCGGCCGGCGCTTGTCAACATGGTGGCGGCGGCGCGCGCCCTGCGCCAGGCCTTCGCGGATGATCCCCGCAAGGCGCTTCGCGCATGA
- a CDS encoding substrate-binding domain-containing protein, protein MVTLQQIAFHAGCSLATVSRVVKGEGPVSDEMVRRVRRAAAELGYRQPLATGRATNRSQPVVGVLVPSVTNPVFAASLGGIQHRLQAANHGVLIAQSNYDPALEARAVRSLLEQRPTGLILTLCDAKTSEALSAALPPTVLLNNRPVARFAAAVTVDNYRAGFELTRHMLDHDHRRILVVSGHFRSSDRARLRYDGYSAAMREAGVKPMEAVEIPFVDGYENPDLATVLTQHRPTAIIASNDLLALGVIAALRREGLAVPDDVSVAGFDGIALGRLMTPALTTISMPDGDMGLAAAALLLDMAENASVCRHLNLDCRLYPGGTVRHLA, encoded by the coding sequence ATGGTTACCCTGCAACAGATCGCCTTTCATGCCGGCTGCTCGCTGGCGACCGTCTCGCGGGTGGTGAAGGGCGAAGGTCCCGTCAGCGACGAGATGGTGCGCCGCGTGCGCCGGGCCGCGGCCGAACTCGGCTACCGGCAGCCGCTGGCCACGGGCCGTGCGACCAACCGCAGCCAGCCAGTCGTCGGTGTGCTGGTGCCAAGCGTCACCAATCCGGTCTTCGCGGCATCGCTCGGCGGCATCCAGCATCGATTGCAGGCCGCAAACCATGGCGTGCTGATTGCCCAGTCAAACTACGATCCCGCACTCGAGGCACGCGCCGTGCGCTCGCTGCTCGAACAGCGACCGACCGGTCTGATCCTGACGCTCTGCGACGCCAAGACCAGCGAGGCGCTTTCGGCGGCGCTGCCGCCGACGGTGCTTCTCAACAACCGGCCGGTCGCCCGCTTCGCCGCCGCCGTCACCGTCGACAATTACCGGGCGGGCTTCGAACTCACCCGCCACATGCTCGACCACGATCATCGCCGCATCCTCGTCGTCTCCGGCCACTTCCGTTCGTCCGACCGGGCGCGCCTGCGCTACGACGGATATTCCGCCGCCATGAGAGAAGCGGGTGTCAAGCCGATGGAAGCCGTCGAGATCCCCTTCGTCGACGGCTACGAGAACCCCGACCTCGCGACGGTTCTAACGCAGCACCGCCCGACGGCGATCATCGCTTCCAACGATCTGCTGGCGCTTGGCGTGATCGCCGCGCTTCGGCGCGAAGGCCTTGCCGTACCGGACGATGTCTCCGTCGCCGGCTTCGACGGCATCGCCCTTGGCCGGCTGATGACGCCGGCGCTAACCACCATCTCGATGCCCGATGGCGACATGGGGCTTGCGGCGGCCGCGCTGCTGCTCGATATGGCGGAGAACGCGTCGGTCTGCCGCCATCTCAATCTCGACTGCCGCCTTTATCCAGGCGGCACGGTTCGCCACCTCGCCTGA
- a CDS encoding metallophosphoesterase: MKIVQISDTHLSPAKSHFNGNWEPVRAWIEAAAPDLVIHTGDVTIDGADHEDDITFSLDLIGQLSMPVAIVPGNHDVGHLPGSHQPVDPVRLARWRRLAGPDYWGRDHGDWRLLGLNSLLIGFEDDEEDRQFAWLEEQLLGRDGRRVAVFAHKPLFVDDPAEGDTGYWGIRPRQRQRLFDLFAEAEVALHASGHLHWAWTGEHAGTSLVWAPPTSFIIDTLERPMPGERLVGAVVHELTDAGVTSEIVAVPGLTSHVLDPIVEEVYPLAAKKKVRVEAAQ; the protein is encoded by the coding sequence ATGAAAATCGTCCAGATCAGCGACACCCATCTCAGCCCCGCCAAAAGCCATTTCAACGGCAATTGGGAACCGGTTCGCGCCTGGATCGAGGCGGCGGCGCCCGATCTCGTCATCCACACGGGCGATGTCACCATCGATGGTGCCGACCACGAAGACGACATCACCTTCTCGCTCGATCTGATCGGTCAGCTCTCGATGCCGGTCGCGATCGTTCCCGGCAATCACGATGTCGGCCATCTACCGGGCTCGCACCAGCCTGTGGATCCCGTCCGGCTTGCCCGCTGGCGCCGTCTCGCTGGTCCGGACTACTGGGGCCGCGACCATGGCGACTGGCGGCTGCTCGGCCTCAACAGCCTGCTGATCGGCTTCGAAGACGACGAAGAAGACAGGCAATTTGCCTGGCTGGAGGAGCAGCTGCTTGGTCGCGACGGCCGCCGGGTGGCGGTCTTCGCCCACAAGCCGCTCTTCGTCGACGACCCGGCCGAGGGCGACACCGGCTACTGGGGCATCCGTCCCCGCCAGCGCCAGCGCCTCTTTGATCTTTTCGCCGAAGCCGAGGTGGCGTTGCATGCAAGCGGTCACCTGCACTGGGCCTGGACCGGCGAACATGCCGGGACGTCGCTCGTCTGGGCGCCGCCGACCTCCTTCATCATCGACACGCTGGAACGGCCGATGCCGGGCGAGCGGCTGGTCGGTGCCGTCGTGCACGAACTCACCGATGCCGGCGTGACCAGCGAAATCGTCGCGGTGCCGGGTCTGACGAGCCACGTGCTCGACCCGATCGTCGAGGAGGTCTATCCGCTCGCCGCCAAGAAGAAGGTTCGCGTGGAGGCAGCGCAATGA
- a CDS encoding LysR substrate-binding domain-containing protein, whose translation MSAVRAFEAAARHLSFTRAAEELGMTQAAVSYQIRLLEERIGAPLFVRLPREVRLTGAGRQLAPKVTEAIDLLGAAFSEIADKTEHHLHISVLPTVVSSWLGQRLATFQTAHPNISIRVHMSTELVDFKRDAIDLAVRSGAGDWPGNDVFPLFPLDYVPVCTPSFLEKHQLKEPADVLRIRRFGNANWWRRWMIETGVEPPASNGTELIFDVQAMDVATILADHGMAIAVSTFLMDELKSGRLIRPFEHVVRDGRAYWLVYPQSTRRQKKIQAFRDWVVAEADASNAMLATVMEQSCPASFRGKLGAK comes from the coding sequence ATGAGTGCAGTGCGCGCCTTCGAGGCCGCCGCCAGGCACCTGAGTTTCACCCGCGCCGCCGAAGAGCTTGGCATGACGCAGGCGGCCGTCAGCTATCAGATCCGGTTGTTGGAGGAACGCATCGGCGCGCCGCTCTTTGTCCGCCTTCCGCGCGAGGTGCGGCTGACCGGTGCCGGGCGGCAGCTGGCGCCAAAGGTAACCGAAGCGATCGATCTTTTAGGGGCGGCCTTCTCGGAGATTGCCGACAAGACCGAACATCACCTGCACATTTCGGTGCTACCGACCGTCGTTTCGAGCTGGCTCGGCCAGCGGCTCGCCACCTTCCAGACCGCGCATCCGAACATCAGCATCAGGGTCCACATGTCGACCGAGCTGGTCGATTTCAAGCGTGACGCTATCGATCTCGCGGTGCGCAGCGGTGCCGGCGACTGGCCGGGAAACGATGTCTTTCCCTTGTTTCCGCTCGATTACGTGCCGGTCTGCACGCCGTCCTTCCTGGAGAAACATCAACTCAAGGAGCCCGCCGATGTTCTGAGGATCCGGCGTTTCGGCAATGCCAACTGGTGGCGGCGGTGGATGATCGAAACCGGCGTCGAGCCGCCGGCGAGCAATGGTACCGAGCTGATCTTCGACGTCCAGGCGATGGATGTCGCCACCATCCTGGCGGATCACGGCATGGCGATTGCCGTCTCGACCTTCCTGATGGATGAACTGAAGAGCGGCCGGCTGATCCGGCCGTTCGAGCATGTGGTGCGCGACGGCCGCGCCTATTGGCTGGTCTATCCGCAAAGCACCAGGCGGCAGAAGAAGATCCAGGCCTTTCGCGACTGGGTCGTCGCCGAAGCAGACGCGTCGAATGCGATGCTTGCGACCGTCATGGAGCAGTCCTGTCCGGCATCTTTTCGGGGCAAACTCGGCGCAAAGTAA